ACTGCTTTTTCTATAATTGCCAATGAGTTTTTAAAATCATTTTTCCAGATGTTTCTTCCGTCAACTAAACCAAGAGAAAGATTCACATTTGGGGCTAATTGATTGGATTCTAAAATGTCCTCTAATTGTAACGGACAACGAACTAAGTCTAAATGCAAAGTATCAACTGGTAAAGCCAATGCCGTAGCTAGATTTTCACCATAACAATCGAAATAATTCGCAAGAATGATTTTAATGTTAGGGAAACGTTTGTTGATTTCGTTATACACTTTTACATAAGTAGTACGTTCTTTATCGCTAAGATTTAAAGCCAAGAAAGGCTCGTCTAATTGAATGTAAGTCGCATTTTCGGCTTCTAGTTTCTCGAAAATTTCAAAATAGACAGGAAGTAAAGATTCAATAAGATCAATTCTATGAAAACCATCTTCCTTTTCTTTTCCTAAAAGCAAGTAAGAGATAGGGCCTATAAGTACAGGTTTTGTAGCAATTCCTAAATCATTAGCTTCTTTAAACTCATTGATTATTTTTTCTGAAAACAGAGTGAATTTTTGGTTTCTTGTAAACTCAGGAACTATATAATGGTAGTTTGTATCAAACCACTTAGTCATTTCCATAGCAACAACATCTTGTCCGTTTTTTTGCGAACCTCTTGCCATTGCAAAATATAAATCGATAGCCGAATTAGTTCTTGCAAAATCAGTATAACGTTCAGGGATTGCTCCTAAACTTACTGTTAGATCTAAAACTTGGTCATAAAAAGAGAAATCATTTGAAGGAATTAAATCAATACCAGATTCAGCTTGTAATTGCCAGTTTTCTCGGCGAATGTTTTTTCCAACTTCCAGAAGTTCATCAGCCGAAATTTTCCCTGACCAGTATAATTCACTAGCTTTTTTTAATTCTCTGTTGCTTCCAATTCGAGGATAACCTAAATTATTTGTTTTCATTTTGTTTCAGTATTTTTTACTGAACAAATTTATTGTATTGGTTTTTAAAACTTATATTTGGTCTGTATTTAAGTGAATTGACTTAATTAAGTGGGTTTTTGCAGATTTTAATACTGATTAATCCTTTTAAAACGAACCTTAGCCGTAAAAATTACTATGGAAAATTTAGATAAGACCGATTTAGAGATCTTGAAACACCTTCAGGAAAACTCAAATATCAATACAAAAGACTTGGCAAGTAAATTATTCTTGACTGTTACGCCCGTTTATGAGCGTATAAAACGATTGGAAAGAGATGGGTATATTACAAAATATGTCGCATTATTAGATAAGAAAAAGATGAATCGTGGCATGATTGTTTTTTGCAATGTTCGATTAAAGGAACATGCGAAAAATGTGGGAAGTAATTTTGTGAAAGATATTGTTGCCCTGCCAGAAATTATTGAGTGTTATAATATTGCTGGTGATTATGATTTTATGCTAAAAATACTTGTTCAGGACATGGCTAGTTATCAGGATTTTGTAATGAATAAATTGTCAACGATTGAGAACATAGGTAATACAAATAGTATTTTTGTAATGGGAGAAATAAAGCACAGTACAGCATTGGCATTTTAGATTGCATTAGATATTTTAGAAAGCCGATGAATTACAAAACGAGTTTTTCTTTAAAACATATCTATTTCTGTATCTTTGAAAACAAAATTGGAAAAAAATTACAATGAACTGGGAACAACTTTTATCACTCAAACGCCAAGGCGATACTAGCAAAAGATTACGTGTAGAACAAGATGATACACGATTGGGATTTGAAGTAGATTATGACCGAATAATATTTTCATCGGCGTTTAGAAGTCTACAAGATAAAACGCAGGTAATTCCACTTTCGAAAACTGATTTTGTACACACCCGCTTAACGCATAGTTTAGAAGTTTCGGTTGTGGGACGCTCAATAGGACGTTTGGTAGGAAAAAAAATAATCGAAAAATATCCATACCTAAAAGAGATTCATGGGTATCATATGAATGATTTTGGAGCTATCGTAGCTGCAGCATCATTGGCACACGATATAGGAAACCCACCTTTTGGACATTCGGGTGAGAAAGCAATTGGAGAATATTTTTCAATTGGAAACGGACAAAAATATAAAGAGCATTTAACGGACAAACAGTGGCAAGACTTAATAGATTTTGAAGGTAATGCAAATGGGTTTTCAGTACTAACAGCAAGTCGCCCAGGAATAGAGGGAGGTCTTAGAATTTCGTACGCCACGTTAGGAGCATTTATGAAATACCCGAAAGAAAGTTTACCAAAAAAGCCAACGAAAGATATAGCCGATAAAAAATATGGTTTCTTCCAGACTGACAAAGATTTTTTTAATACAGTAGCTGTCGATATGGGAATGCTACCTAATAAGTCCGGAAATGATATTGGTTTTGAAAGACATCCTTTGGCTTATTTAGTAGAAGCAGCCGATGATATTTGTTATACTATTATTGATTTTGAAGACGGAATAAATCTAGGTTTAGTCTCTGAAGATTATGCTCTGGAATATTTGATTAAACTGGTAAAAGACAATATTGGAGTTGCTAAATATAAAACACTAACAACAAAAGAAGATCGAATTAGTTATTTACGTGCGCTAGCAATTGGTAGTTTGATAAATGATGCGGTTAAAGTTTTTATTGACAATGAAGAAGCAATTCTAGCAGGTAAATTCCCATATGCTTTAATGGATAAAAGCCAATATAAAGCACAAATGAATGATATTATAAATTTGAGTGTTCAAAATATATATCAAAGTCGCGAAGTGATTGAAAAAGAAATAGTTGGTTATCAGATAATCCAGACACTTCTAGATAAATTTATTACAGCTTTTAATAATAAATACAACGATGAAGCGTCAAACTATGATACTTTGATTTTAAAAATGTTGCCAGAAAAACACCATTTAGAAAAAGAAGGATTATATGAAAGATTGTTGCACATATGCCATTACGTTTCCTTATTAACAGATGGAAATGCATTGGAATTGTTCGACACTATAAATGGAAGAAAAACAAGTTAGTTGTTAAAAAGCATAAACAACACCAACACCAAGAACTTGTTTTAATTGTACTTTTGGTCCTTCGGTAACTTGTACTCCGCCTATTTCTTTTTTAGATTTGATGTCGTCATCATAAACGAAATGAATGCCAACATTGGCTTTTACATATTGATTTACAACAAGATCTAGGCGGGTATCATAATCGATATCGACATTTCCGAATCGATTTAGATAATCGGTATAAAGACTCAGACGGTTTTCGAAAAAGATATTTTTGAAAATCTCATTCTTTGAATAAGCAGTGAATAAAATACCAAATTCCGCTTTTATTTTTTGACCTTCTTCAACAAGAATTTTATTGGTAGGATCCTCAGGGTCTTCTATGTAAATTGCTTTTCTAACACCAAATGCTCCTTGATTTGCCAATGTTTGATCTAATACCAATGTGGTCTTTAATGTTATTGGTGAGAAATAAAAAGTGCGATTTTTCTTTTTGTTAGCATTCTCAGCTCCAGCTCCTAAGAATACATAAGCAGGGGCAAAAAGTTTGGAAATAGGAATGGCAGTGTTTGGATAAGAATATCCATTAGTGAATTGTGAATTTAAATTGAATTTTGCAGAATAATACCAGTTTGAAAGGGTGTCTCTTCTAAAACCGTAAGTGGAATTAAACTGAAAAGCATCATCAGTTTTACGTAATTCAATACCATCTTGTTTATTTAAACCGTATTTTAGTAAAAGTTCATTTGCCCATTTATGATTGTCCTTTGCGTATACTCTTGAAAATTCACCTTTAAAAAGTCCAGAAATAGAACTAGTTCCCCCAGCACTCCAATTTACAAAAGCAATTTGGGTAATATCAAAGCCTAATTTATTTTTCTTAGTCCAATTAGATTCCTCATCTGGTAATTGAGTTTGAATTACGGGAGATATTTGAGTTTGAATTAAAGATTTCTGAGCGAAATTTTTAGATGAACAAAATAAAAAAAGTATTAAAATGGGTAAATGGAATAATTTCATTATGGCAATTTTTGTTTTGGCTGTGCAAAATAATTCTTTTTAAGCAAGAGAAAAAAGAATTTCTAAACTTTTAACGTCAATATTGCATAATTGTTGCAATTCGGTAACAGTTCCATGTTCAATAAAAGTATCAGGAATTCCTAATGTTGTTATGTTTGCTGTATAATTATGAAGGGCTGAAAACTCTAGAATAGCTGTTCCGAAACCACCAGTTACAGTTCCATCTTCGATTGTTATTATGTTTTTGAAATTTGTAAAAATAGTGTGTAATAGTTTGTTGTCTAGTGGTTTGATGAAAGCAAAGTCGTAATGAGCAATACTGTTCGGATTAGCACAGTTTTGTAGTGCAGTTATTACATTGTTTCCAATTGTTCCTGTAGATAAAACAGCTGTTTGATTTCCTTCTTTAAGGCAAGTAGCTCTTCCGATTTCGATTGTAGCATAATTCTTAAAATTGTTCTTTTGCCAATCGGTAACGACACCCCTGCCTCTAGGATATCGAATAGCAATAGGATGGTTCAATCCT
The nucleotide sequence above comes from Flavobacterium branchiarum. Encoded proteins:
- a CDS encoding Lrp/AsnC family transcriptional regulator codes for the protein MENLDKTDLEILKHLQENSNINTKDLASKLFLTVTPVYERIKRLERDGYITKYVALLDKKKMNRGMIVFCNVRLKEHAKNVGSNFVKDIVALPEIIECYNIAGDYDFMLKILVQDMASYQDFVMNKLSTIENIGNTNSIFVMGEIKHSTALAF
- a CDS encoding deoxyguanosinetriphosphate triphosphohydrolase codes for the protein MNWEQLLSLKRQGDTSKRLRVEQDDTRLGFEVDYDRIIFSSAFRSLQDKTQVIPLSKTDFVHTRLTHSLEVSVVGRSIGRLVGKKIIEKYPYLKEIHGYHMNDFGAIVAAASLAHDIGNPPFGHSGEKAIGEYFSIGNGQKYKEHLTDKQWQDLIDFEGNANGFSVLTASRPGIEGGLRISYATLGAFMKYPKESLPKKPTKDIADKKYGFFQTDKDFFNTVAVDMGMLPNKSGNDIGFERHPLAYLVEAADDICYTIIDFEDGINLGLVSEDYALEYLIKLVKDNIGVAKYKTLTTKEDRISYLRALAIGSLINDAVKVFIDNEEAILAGKFPYALMDKSQYKAQMNDIINLSVQNIYQSREVIEKEIVGYQIIQTLLDKFITAFNNKYNDEASNYDTLILKMLPEKHHLEKEGLYERLLHICHYVSLLTDGNALELFDTINGRKTS
- a CDS encoding DUF3078 domain-containing protein, producing the protein MKLFHLPILILFLFCSSKNFAQKSLIQTQISPVIQTQLPDEESNWTKKNKLGFDITQIAFVNWSAGGTSSISGLFKGEFSRVYAKDNHKWANELLLKYGLNKQDGIELRKTDDAFQFNSTYGFRRDTLSNWYYSAKFNLNSQFTNGYSYPNTAIPISKLFAPAYVFLGAGAENANKKKNRTFYFSPITLKTTLVLDQTLANQGAFGVRKAIYIEDPEDPTNKILVEEGQKIKAEFGILFTAYSKNEIFKNIFFENRLSLYTDYLNRFGNVDIDYDTRLDLVVNQYVKANVGIHFVYDDDIKSKKEIGGVQVTEGPKVQLKQVLGVGVVYAF